GAATTGCGCTAAAATAGTGTAGTATAACAGGGCTTGTCCCATTACTTTTATCAAAGGAGCGTTTGCTTTGGCAAAAAAAACAACTGAGTATAATGACGCCTCCATTCAAGTCTTGGAAGGACTTGAGGCTGTCAGAAAACGACCAGGAATGTATATCGGCTCGACGGATAGTCGTGGATTACATCATTTAGTTTACGAAATTGTCGACAATTCTGTCGATGAGGCTTTATCTGGTTTTGGTAATGAAATAGATGTTACGCTTAATCAAGACAATAGTATTACTGTTAGCGATAATGGACGCGGCATGCCTGTGGGAATGCACGCTTCTGGTATTCCAACTGTAGAAGTTATTTTTACTGTGTTACATGCCGGCGGTAAATTTGGTCAAGGCGGTTATAAAACTTCTGGTGGTCTTCATGGTGTAGGGGCCAGTGTTGTGAATGCTTTATCAAAATGGCTTACCGTAACCATCGTCAGAGATGGTGTAGCTTATGAAGAAAAATTTAAAGACGGCGGTAAACCCCAAGGAACGTTGAAAAAAATCGGGAAAACAAAAAAGAAAAACGGGACTACCGTCACTTTCTTACCGGATGATAGCATTTTTTCAACAATAAAATTTTCTTATGAGACATTGGCTGAACGCCTGCGAGAATCTGCCTTTTTATTACGTGGGGTCAAAATTACATTGACGGATCTTCGGGGAGAAGAACCTGTTTCAGAAGTTTTTCATTTTGAAGAAGGAATCAAAGAATTTGTTGATTACCTCAATGAAGAAAAAGATACCCTGACACCAGTAATTTATTTTAATGGGGAAAAAGATGGTATTGAAGTAGAAATCGCGATGCAATATAACGACGGCTACTCAGAAAATATTTTATCCTTTGTTAATAATGTCCGCACCAAAGACGGCGGAACTCACGAAGCTGGTATGAAGGCTTCTTTAACGAAAGCTTTTAATGAATATGCTCGTAAAGTAAGTTTATTAAAAGAAAAAGATCGTAACCTAGAAGGTAGTGACTTTCGTGAAGGGTTAGCGGCGGTACTTTCCATTCGAGTGCCAGAAAACTTGTTACAATTTGAAGGACAAACAAAAGAAAAACTAGGCACACCAAGCGCTCGAAATGCAGTGGATGGTGTCTTAGGCGAACAGCTTGGGTTTTACCTACAAGAAAATAGCGAAATGAGTCAAATGCTGGTCCGTAAAGCGATTAAAGCTCGTGAGGCTCGTGAAGCAGCTCGTAAGGCTAGAGAAGAAAGTCGTACCGGTAAAAAGCGTAAAAAAGGTGAATCTTTACTTTCTGGTAAACTAACGCCAGCTCAATCGCGAAATCCAAAGAAAAATGAATTGTATTTGGTCGAAGGAGACTCTGCCGGTGGTTCGGCAAAACAAGGACGAGATCGCAAATTTCAAGCAATTTTACCATTGCGGGGAAAAGTAATTAATACCGAAAAGGCGAAACTACAAGATATTTTGAAAAACGAAGAAATTAACACTATGATTTATACAATTGGTGCTGGTGTAGGGCCAGA
The DNA window shown above is from Enterococcus montenegrensis and carries:
- the parE gene encoding DNA topoisomerase IV subunit B, whose amino-acid sequence is MAKKTTEYNDASIQVLEGLEAVRKRPGMYIGSTDSRGLHHLVYEIVDNSVDEALSGFGNEIDVTLNQDNSITVSDNGRGMPVGMHASGIPTVEVIFTVLHAGGKFGQGGYKTSGGLHGVGASVVNALSKWLTVTIVRDGVAYEEKFKDGGKPQGTLKKIGKTKKKNGTTVTFLPDDSIFSTIKFSYETLAERLRESAFLLRGVKITLTDLRGEEPVSEVFHFEEGIKEFVDYLNEEKDTLTPVIYFNGEKDGIEVEIAMQYNDGYSENILSFVNNVRTKDGGTHEAGMKASLTKAFNEYARKVSLLKEKDRNLEGSDFREGLAAVLSIRVPENLLQFEGQTKEKLGTPSARNAVDGVLGEQLGFYLQENSEMSQMLVRKAIKAREAREAARKAREESRTGKKRKKGESLLSGKLTPAQSRNPKKNELYLVEGDSAGGSAKQGRDRKFQAILPLRGKVINTEKAKLQDILKNEEINTMIYTIGAGVGPEFSIEDCNYDKVIIMTDADTDGAHIQVLLLTFFYRYMKPLIEAGKVYIALPPLYKVSKGVGKKAVTEYAWTDEELQQVIQQVGKGYMLQRYKGLGEMNAEQLWETTMDPETRTLIRVRIDDAAKAERRVTTLMGDKVEPRRKWIESHVQFSLEEDGSILEKKADEEVSSSEIFDEEKAHAKNADGAKDNFAEISLFEE